The DNA region TAACACTACTTGAATAAAAATATTACCACTTGTAATGGCTGATGATAAAGCTTGATAAATTGCCATTTCATATCTTCTAATATTTATATGAGCAAGCTTTCTCACTTTTTTAGAGGTGGGCTTAACTAATTTTTTATATATAATATATTTGTGTTTTGATTTGCTAATAAAATTAATAGGAACGTCTTCGGCTATGGGGGCTTTATTTTTATCAGCAGTTTGCCAATAATCTTTAACATATTCGAATGCTTTTTTAAGATTATCTTGATTGCCAAAATCAATGTCAAAAGATAGTGCAATATTACGTAAGTTACGTTTTATTGACCCATTTTCATCATCGTAAAACTCCCAAAGATATTGTTGTTGATCCAAAATTGGTTTAGCGAAGTTATTAGTAAACTTACTAAACTTCTCTTGGCTCACTATGTTAAAACAATTTGGTCTAATACTTATTGGATCAACATTCTCATCACCTACAATTTTTATAATTTTAGCCGCTTTCTTTATATTCTTATCTACTTTAACTTTTGCTTCTAATATTTGATCATTAGCATGCTTTTCAGCTTCTGTCTCATACCAGTTTAATTTGTAGATGAAAAAATCTATCAAATGATCAGTTATTTTCATAAACCTTTGCCATATTAGGCATATAATAAGCAAACGAGCTTTTTTAATCTTTATTTCATTAATTCTATACGTGCTATAGTATTCACAGATATCAGCATAATAATTAAGATTCTGCCTAGAAAGACCAAGATATAGAAGAACATGTTTTGATTTTTTATATACCTTAACAATCTTTTTTGTTTAACTAGTTCTGCCTCCATTTCTGTAGTTGTAAAGCTTTTAGCATCTTGCTTTAACAAAGCTAAACTAGATATCGTATTATCATTAGAAATTAGAGAGTCTAGTGTATCTTTTGACTCTTTATTCAGTAAACTCCCGAGTTTCACTACTAGTCTATTTTCTTCTCTAAGAATGGCTTTTGATACAATACTTTGTAAAGTTGAATATTTAGGTCGTATTATTTGATGCTGCTCACAATAGTGCAAAAGTTAATCAAAAATAAATCTAGGTGTTAAATCTCTTTGTGATAAACGGTTTGCCTGTCTAGCTAGTTCAATTTGAAACTCTGAATCACATCGTCGATAATTATATATTTTCATAATAAAATGCTGGGCTGCATAGTACTTGTTTTTATCAACTAGCCTTTTAGGAATAGCTTGTCTAGAATAATATCTATTAATGATATACTGAGCATCTTCAATTACATCAGCAAACTTAAACTTATAAAAATAACGTGTTGCTCTGAAATAGCCAATTTGTAAAATATAATCGAGCTTATTTATAAGTTCTGATTGGGTAGATAAGTACTCTTCATCTTCAATAGTCAGTTCAAAGAATAACTCTCGATCTTGAGCATCAATTTTGGGGATATCAAATAACTCAGCTATTTCTCCCTTATTTAGTATTTTTAAACTATTATGAATTGCCATTATTTATTATCTTTTCTCCAGCAGCTTTAAGAGAGCCATCACCATTTACATATTTATATAGTGTGGTAGTTTGTTATACCTAATCTTTTAGCTATATCAGAAGCTATAGTATTTTTATCAGACATTGCAGACATAGCCATTCTCAAGGTAGCTTTATCCATTTTTGAGGGACGACCACCTTTTCTACCTCTAGCTCGTGCTGCTGCTAAACCAGCATAAGTTCTTTCTCTTATTAGCTCACGCTCATACTCGGCAAGCGATGCAAATATACCAAATATAAGTCTACCATTAGCTGTAGTGGTATCTATTTGAGCACCATGACCTTCTAATACTTTGAAGTTAATACCTGATTCATGTAACTCATCTACCAAGGTTACTAAGTCCTTCATATCTCTACCTAGACGATCAAGTTTCCAAACAACTAATGTGTTTCCTGGCTGTAATGCTTTAAGGCATGATTCTAATCCTGGTCTTGAATCTTTACGGCTAGACGCATGATCACTATAAATTCTTTTTTGATTAATGCCTGCTTTTACTAAAGCATCAATTTGTAAATCAAGAATCTGACTACCATCAGCTTTTGAGACACGAGCGTAACCAATTAACATAAAGCTAAAATATGTATAAATAAAGATAAAAATGATGATACAAACTCATTTAGTTTTTTGCAATGAGTTTATTTGTTAATTTTATGCTAAAATGTCATAATATCTTAATAACCAAGAAAACGGTCGTTTAATTGGTAGCTAGTTTACCTGCAAACGATACCTTAAGCTGGTGAACAAATGAATATGCTAAAAGAAGCAAATCTAATATATAGAATGGGAATTAATAAAAAGAGAAAAATATATTTACTTGAACAAAATGCTATAGATTGTTCTTCAGAGATGGATGCACAAAATCAAAATATGAGACCAGAGATATGTAATAATCAATCAGAAGGTTTAAGAAAAACAAAAGATTATTTAAGAGAACTAAAAACTTTATTATAAAAACGCACTATATCTACAATAATGAATCTAACGTTTTAGTTATCATATGTTCTGCTAACAAGTTATCAATATAAAGGTTCTCAACATGAGTAAAATACATGACTCTGAGGTAAAGTCAGTACGCTTACCTAAAGAATTTATAAACAAACTATCAAATCCATTATCTCGCTTTCTACATATAGAAGCTATAAGTGGATTAATACTATTATTTTCTACAATAGTAGCTTTAATTTTATCAAATTCTCCTTGGGCTAATAGTTTTAGTCAAATTTGGGAAACAAAACTTGGGGTTCATATAAGTTCTTATGATTTTTCAAAATCAATAAAAGAATGGATTAATGATGGGTTAATGACTCTATTTTTTTTCATAATATCTTTGGAGTTAAAAAGACATTTTGCTTTTGGTGGAATAGATAAGTTTCGTGAAGGGATTTTTGCCACATTGGCAGCATTAGGTGGGATGTTAATACCTGTAATATTTTATGTTATTTTACTACAGGGTAGACCTGAAATATCTTCTTGGGGTACTGTAATGGTGACAGATACAGCTCTTGTAGTCGGAGCTTTGGGAATATTAGGTTCTCGAATTAATAATAGCTTACGTATTTTTCTTCTTTCTTTAGCTATTGTTGATGATGTATGTTCTATACTTGTAGTAACTTTTTTTTATAGTCATCATTTATATTGGTTGATAATTATACTAGCAGTAAGTGTATTAATCATAATTCGTTTAATGGGTATAGTTGGTGTTCGTGATCTAAAAATATATATTGTCATCGGATGTATAATATGGATTTTATTTGATGTTTCTGGAATTCATGCTACGATTGCGGGAGTAATTTTAGGTTTAATGACTCCTTCTAGAAGATGGGTTGATGATACAAGATTATATAATATTCTTAATAATGTAACTTCTCATCCTACAAATAAGGAAAATAGTTATGATACTAAAGATAGGCATACCTTATATATGGCTGAAATAGCTATTCGTGAATCATTATCGCCTATAGAAAGATTAATAGTAATTCTACATCCATGGGTTAATTTTGTTATACTTCCACTTTTTATACTAGCAAACGCTAGCATAACTCTTTCATTTAATAATATAAATAGCTATCTTATATTTTCTATATTCGTGGCTTTTGTATTAGGTAAACCTATTGGTATATTATTATTTAGCTGGCTGGCTATAGTTACAAAAATTGCTAAGTTTCCATCCGATCTAAATTGGGGATTATTAATTGGAGGAGCAATACTAGCAGGAGCTGGATTCACAATGGCACTATTTATTGCCAATCTGGCTTCACAGGAGCAATTTATGAATAGCATAAAACTTGCTATTTTATTAGCTTCTTGTTTCTCTATTATTTTTGGGCTTCTTTTTTTAACTATACATTCTCACATGAAAAGTTAAGAAGATGTTTTCCTGTAGCATGGCAATATATAAGTCTATAGAAAAAATATTTTTCTGAAAGTTGTAACTTTTTATATTTAAACATAAAGGAGTTTGAGATATGCCTATTAAAACAGATAGTTTAGGTGATGTTGATGTTAAAGAAAGCGTTTTATATGGGGCTCAAACACAGAGAGCTATAAATAATTTTAAAATTAGTAATTTAAAAATGTCAAAAGAGTTTATAGATGCTGTACTTTATATAAAACAAGCAGTAGCTATTGTTAATAATAAATCTAATAAATTATCTGATAAAAAACTCAATGCTATACAAAATTCTTGTGAAGAACTTAGATCTAATAATTATTTGGATCAATTTACGTTGGATATATTTCAGACTGGTTCTGGTACTAGTACTAGTACTAGTACTAGTACTAATATGAATGTCAATGAAGTCATTTCAGGTATAGCAAAAGAAAAATTCAATATATTATTAGACCCTAACGATGATGTAAATATGAGTCAAAGTAGCAATGATGTAATACCTACATCCATAACAGTTTCATCACTATTATTAGTAAAAAATAATTTGTTGCCAAAACTAAAAAAGCTTATTGAAATATGCAGAGAAAAAGAAAATCATTTAAGAGGATGTGTTAAAACAGGAAGAACGCATTTAATGGATGCTATGCCTATAGATTTTTCACAAGAAATATCTGGATGGCGGTATCAATTTGAAGAAAATATTCAACGTTTAGAGGATTGCATTCCTAGATTTTGTAGGATTGCTCAAGGAGGTACTGCAATAGGAACATGTATTAATGCACCTGATAATTTTGCTGAAGATATTGCACAGGTACTTACAGATATTACCACAGTTGATGTCAAGCCTAGTAGAAATTACTTTACTTCTATAAGTGGTCAAGAAAATAGCCTAGAACTATCTTCATGCTTAAAAAGCATGGCTACTAGTTTAATGAAAGTATCTAATGATTTAAGAATAATGAATAGTGGTCCTTTGTCAGGGTTCAATGAAATAGAGTTAGAAGCCTTACAACCTGGAAGTAGTATCATGCCTGGTAAGGTTAACCCTGTAATACCAGAAGCAGTTTGTATGACTTGTGCTCAAGTTATAGGTAATGATACTTGCATAACAACAGGTGCTCAAAGTGGTTTATTTCAATTAAATGTCATGTTACCAGTTATAGCCCACAACCTTTTAGAAAGTATATCTTTAATGGGTAATTCAGCTGAGCATTTAGCAGAGAAAGCTATTGCAACATTTAAAGTAAGATTCGATAATATTAATAAAAATCTTTCAAAAAATCCCATTCTTGCAACAGCACTTAATGAGTATGTTGGTTATAAAAAAGCTGCCTTAATAGCAAAAGAAAGCTTATGAAAAAAACATGTCAGTTGTAGATGTAGCAGTATCTGAAACTAATATTAAAAAATCAGAGTTAGTAAAACTATTAAATCCTAAAAACCTTACTTTATTATGATTTAAGCTTAGATTTTTGATACTGTAATTCTTAGTGAGTTTACTCGAAATTAAACACTTATTTTATAAGGGTTTAAACTCCGAACTGAGACTGAATAAAAAGACTTTCACCTCTTTCGTGGCATCACATAAATTTTCCTTAAAATTTTGTTTTTTCTGAGAACGCTGAAAGCATTGATATTAAAGGGATTGTTAAAAATTTACTGGACCAAATTAGTAAAAATTAAACAGCGTAAAACCATTGTAGCACATACCTTTGAGATGGGTACTCCAGAAAAAACAGTGCTATCTGTAATTAACCCCAAATAGGAGGATATGATCAGTCTTTTGAAATTTATAAAAGAAACTATTAAAAAAGATTTAGATATAATTTTTTATATTCTTTTCCAAGCGAATCCACCAAATTGACTGCCTGGTCTAAAGAAACTTCTTTTACATAAGCTATTGCTTTTACATTGATATGCTCTATTACCAACCATAACCTGGTTACCTTTACTATATCTAGTTCCAGTAGAATAATCTGGAATAGTAGGTGTTGGTGTTGGCGTTGGAACAGTACCTATCTTAGTCCAAGCATTACTACCATACATTCCATCTGGTCTAAAAGACGCTTGACTACACCATCCACCATAAGGCCAAGGTTTATTACATTCATATATTATATTACTAATACTAACCTTATCTCCAGCACTATAGCTAGCTTCCTCAACATACTCTGGGATCTGAGTAGGAGTAGGAGTACCTCCATTCAGTGCTTGATAAGCAGCATGGAATAATGAGTATTTTGCAGCACTTGATGATTCTAATGAATCACTACCTAAAGTCCAGAACCATACTCCTCCAAGATCATACTTTTTAACAATATTGTCAATTTTAAATTTAACAGTCTGTTGTGTATCAAAAGTAAATACTGGATAGTCATCATAAGACTGAGATGGAGCTCCAGAAAAGTTCATGAATAGCGATTTCGATATTGATGAATAGCGATTTCGATATTGCGTAAAAAATGCTGAAAAATCCAAATTTCAGATAATCAAAAAATGACAAAACTCATATGCTCACAAAAATACACTTATCATAGTTATTTGATACTAAAATAAAGTTATTCTTAACCAATTCCATATTCCAGACGAATTAATCCCTGTAGTGCTAAATAATTCGTTTTCTTTTTGCCAGATGTTCATGGTGATTCATAAAATCTTTTGAGCTCAATCCAATTACAGTACCTGTGAGTAGTAGTTGCGAACCACACAATATGCATTCTAAAGGATCAACAGTAAAAGATTTTTTGTACAGCTCAGCCCATTTGGTTTTAGTGGTAGCTTTAGGATCTTGCTTAAATATCTGATATATCTTCGGCAACAATTTACCTCTAACACAGTTTGCGAGAAAGCCGAAGTATCTGATGAGTCTAAATCCTTTGGGAGGTATATGCTGAGTAAATCTATCTAAGAAATCATTCATATCTAGAGTTTCATTTTTGAATTTAGATATTTTGTGATCTAAATATCTAAATGTAACTTCTTTACCATCATAATGCTTTAAGCGAGACATTGATATAGGTGGTCTTCGGATATATCTACCAAGATATGCTATTGTGTTTTTTGGATTATTTGTAGGCTCTGCAAAATGTATAACCCACTGTTTATTAAACTGTTCGTCAATTTCAGTTTGTGTAAGATGCTCTCTGAGTAAGTTTAAAACTCTATATCGCCACATAGGCATAATCACCTTTTTTACAAACCTAATTTTCTTCCAAACATTTTTATCATTAATACCGCCCATAGTTACTGACATGTGTAGATGAGTATTCCAATTAAGAGCTCTACCAAAAGTATGGATAGCCATAAACATCCCAATACGAATACCTTTTTGTTTCTTGGCAATTTCATTGAAAATATCGCCAGCTATCTTTGGAAGTTTGTTAAGAAGTTTCCAATCTTTGAATAATGGCCATAAAGTATCAGGCATTGTTAGAGTTATATGTTGCCAGTCACAATTAGGCAAAGTTTCTAATTGCTCATTAATCCAATCGTTGGTTGGTTTAACTCCACATGTTTGACAATATCTACATGAGCAACTATGAGTGACATTCTTGGAGTGTAAGCATTTGGGGTTAGAGCAGCTGTAGTGATGAAAACCTCTGGCACGGATGCCACAGCTAAGCATCTTAACTATTGTCTCAACTACCTCAGTTCTGATGATATCTTTATATGTTTGATAATAATCCCACCAAGCATTTTTATACTGCAGTAGCTCTTGGATTTTAGTTGGTGTTCTAATTGGTCAAATATAAATCAAACGAAGTTGATTTATATTGTATCAAAAAACCCTAGTTTGGTTAAGATTTAAGTTACCAACGCAGTTGGTTACCTTGATAGGTACAACAGACCATCTTGATAGGTACAACAGACCATCTTGCATCAGAATACATCCATGCGACATCATCTACATCATCTTTACCTTTTAAATAAGCAAGCTTAAGACCTGTAGGTAACTTAGCTCCCATATTTCACGATTATCTAAAGAAGAATTATTAACTGAACATGTTGATTGCTCAGCACCACCAGAAACTAAATTAACAAAACATGAATAATTATAAGATCCTTTAAAATCAACCATACCACCAGCAGGATTGTAAGCATCAGGATTTGCGTTATAAGCATATTGATATTTACCACTATCATAGTAATTTTGTTTGAATGCATTAAACACCTGATCTATATTAGTATATTTCAAGCTTTCATTATAACCAAAATTATTCGATGCCGTAGGTACATCTTTCACAATCATTTCGCGCGCATATGCTGGTATGCCCAATATGATCTTCTTAGCAGGAACAACTGCATCGATATAAGATTTTATTGCAACTTCAAGTTCCTTGATTTCGGTCATAGAAAGTGCTTTGCCACTACCTCCATCAGCAGCATCAAATTCACCATGTTGATCAAATGACATTAGATCAATCCAGTTAAGATTTTTAGATACTTCACCCCAGTTTATAGAGCCATCTGCAGTAATTTTATCTTTATTCATATTTGACCATACTGCAGCAGTTAATAAATAATTACTACCAAATTTTGAACGTAATTATTCAACTATTAATGTAAAGAATCTACCCTCATCTTGAACAACATTAGCATTTAACTTACCTCCTCTAAGATAACCAGGATATTCCCAATCAAGGTTTATACCATCT from Francisella halioticida includes:
- a CDS encoding DUF4158 domain-containing protein, giving the protein MAIHNSLKILNKGEIAELFDIPKIDAQDRELFFELTIEDEEYLSTQSELINKLDYILQIGYFRATRYFYKFKFADVIEDAQYIINRYYSRQAIPKRLVDKNKYYAAQHFIMKIYNYRRCDSEFQIELARQANRLSQRDLTPRFIFD
- the nhaA gene encoding Na+/H+ antiporter NhaA, which translates into the protein MSKIHDSEVKSVRLPKEFINKLSNPLSRFLHIEAISGLILLFSTIVALILSNSPWANSFSQIWETKLGVHISSYDFSKSIKEWINDGLMTLFFFIISLELKRHFAFGGIDKFREGIFATLAALGGMLIPVIFYVILLQGRPEISSWGTVMVTDTALVVGALGILGSRINNSLRIFLLSLAIVDDVCSILVVTFFYSHHLYWLIIILAVSVLIIIRLMGIVGVRDLKIYIVIGCIIWILFDVSGIHATIAGVILGLMTPSRRWVDDTRLYNILNNVTSHPTNKENSYDTKDRHTLYMAEIAIRESLSPIERLIVILHPWVNFVILPLFILANASITLSFNNINSYLIFSIFVAFVLGKPIGILLFSWLAIVTKIAKFPSDLNWGLLIGGAILAGAGFTMALFIANLASQEQFMNSIKLAILLASCFSIIFGLLFLTIHSHMKS
- a CDS encoding class II fumarate hydratase; the protein is MPIKTDSLGDVDVKESVLYGAQTQRAINNFKISNLKMSKEFIDAVLYIKQAVAIVNNKSNKLSDKKLNAIQNSCEELRSNNYLDQFTLDIFQTGSGTSTSTSTSTNMNVNEVISGIAKEKFNILLDPNDDVNMSQSSNDVIPTSITVSSLLLVKNNLLPKLKKLIEICREKENHLRGCVKTGRTHLMDAMPIDFSQEISGWRYQFEENIQRLEDCIPRFCRIAQGGTAIGTCINAPDNFAEDIAQVLTDITTVDVKPSRNYFTSISGQENSLELSSCLKSMATSLMKVSNDLRIMNSGPLSGFNEIELEALQPGSSIMPGKVNPVIPEAVCMTCAQVIGNDTCITTGAQSGLFQLNVMLPVIAHNLLESISLMGNSAEHLAEKAIATFKVRFDNINKNLSKNPILATALNEYVGYKKAALIAKESL
- a CDS encoding IS91 family transposase — translated: MRTPTKIQELLQYKNAWWDYYQTYKDIIRTEVVETIVKMLSCGIRARGFHHYSCSNPKCLHSKNVTHSCSCRYCQTCGVKPTNDWINEQLETLPNCDWQHITLTMPDTLWPLFKDWKLLNKLPKIAGDIFNEIAKKQKGIRIGMFMAIHTFGRALNWNTHLHMSVTMGGINDKNVWKKIRFVKKVIMPMWRYRVLNLLREHLTQTEIDEQFNKQWVIHFAEPTNNPKNTIAYLGRYIRRPPISMSRLKHYDGKEVTFRYLDHKISKFKNETLDMNDFLDRFTQHIPPKGFRLIRYFGFLANCVRGKLLPKIYQIFKQDPKATTKTKWAELYKKSFTVDPLECILCGSQLLLTGTVIGLSSKDFMNHHEHLAKRKRII